One window of the Brevibacterium limosum genome contains the following:
- a CDS encoding pyrimidine reductase family protein — MEPLERSAPIPDPLTPYLEVDRSQPRHECWVTGHMVAGLDGTAAIHGRVGALSTAPDQALFRRMRQIADVVMVGAQTVRSEGYAPMRLDEDAQAQRRARGQSEMPPVAVVSRSLDLDWSSQVFAGAPEHARTIVITCAKADPEQLAAAEQAATIIIAGEDRVEPAKALQALAGLGYQVVLCEGGPRWLGELVAADRLDELCLSISPMMGGDPLPVSIAPPGAGIAQFSLKSTMVADDTLFLRYEAKPPDGRVS; from the coding sequence ATGGAGCCTCTCGAACGCAGTGCACCGATCCCGGACCCGCTGACGCCCTATCTCGAGGTCGATCGCTCCCAGCCGCGGCATGAGTGCTGGGTGACCGGACACATGGTGGCCGGTCTCGACGGAACGGCAGCCATCCATGGTCGCGTCGGCGCGCTGTCGACCGCACCCGACCAGGCACTGTTCCGTCGGATGCGGCAGATTGCCGATGTCGTCATGGTCGGTGCCCAGACGGTGCGCAGCGAAGGCTACGCGCCGATGCGGCTGGATGAGGACGCCCAAGCACAGCGTCGGGCTCGGGGCCAGTCCGAGATGCCTCCGGTGGCAGTGGTCAGCCGCAGCCTCGACCTCGATTGGTCCTCACAGGTCTTCGCCGGAGCCCCGGAGCACGCACGCACCATCGTCATCACGTGTGCGAAGGCCGATCCCGAGCAGCTGGCCGCCGCGGAACAGGCGGCCACGATCATCATCGCCGGTGAGGACCGGGTCGAACCGGCGAAGGCCCTGCAGGCCCTGGCCGGTCTCGGCTACCAGGTCGTGCTCTGCGAAGGCGGGCCACGGTGGCTCGGAGAGCTCGTCGCCGCCGACCGCCTCGACGAACTGTGCCTGTCGATCTCACCGATGATGGGCGGCGATCCGCTGCCGGTGAGCATCGCTCCGCCCGGGGCCGGCATCGCGCAGTTCTCGCTGAAGTCGACGATGGTCGCCGACGACACCCTCTTCCTCCGCTACGAAGCGAAACCACCGGACGGGAGAGTCTCATGA
- a CDS encoding glycosyltransferase family 4 protein, producing MPNGDVDAMSEAILEFLNMSENDVREMRANAIERAADFSEGAIIRRWGQVLAEQSFAPITHLKGVSAKLREAVVTADGISITAALSGTGNTFLDDAFISWKSRTGTFYGRIGADISDGTVTAEVPMRRISRITEEYVDFSLDLVARRGFTRVRISSGDGSIVNHPGQLKLYTTKHGNLSGQMLEGQGDATAEAPELTSTS from the coding sequence GTGCCGAACGGTGACGTCGACGCGATGTCTGAAGCCATCTTGGAATTCCTCAACATGTCAGAGAACGACGTCCGAGAGATGCGAGCCAATGCGATCGAGCGGGCTGCCGACTTCTCTGAAGGTGCCATCATCCGACGATGGGGGCAGGTCTTGGCAGAGCAGTCGTTTGCGCCCATCACGCATTTGAAAGGTGTGAGTGCAAAGCTTCGAGAAGCAGTGGTCACTGCCGACGGAATCTCCATCACGGCAGCTCTGTCGGGAACCGGGAACACGTTCCTCGACGATGCCTTCATCTCGTGGAAGTCACGGACTGGAACCTTCTATGGGCGAATCGGCGCAGATATCAGCGACGGCACGGTCACAGCGGAAGTTCCAATGAGAAGGATCAGCCGCATCACCGAAGAGTACGTGGACTTCTCGCTTGACCTCGTCGCGAGACGAGGATTCACACGAGTGCGTATCTCCAGTGGCGACGGCTCAATCGTCAACCATCCGGGTCAGCTGAAGCTGTACACGACCAAGCACGGCAATCTCAGCGGTCAAATGCTCGAAGGTCAGGGCGACGCAACCGCCGAGGCGCCTGAGCTCACATCCACTTCTTGA
- a CDS encoding magnesium and cobalt transport protein CorA, producing MARARRHKSERPSLRKRSAVGSEAKAPEAPTLFSRRIIDSEPQEMNVVRSFAEALSAHDLDGSGSSVPGSITQVVIPRSAPGLLEEITSAWQLHPVLVDDLFHANQRAKVERYDDVLFVVLKSAVYIDAKEEVEFNEFHLLMKDDALVIICQGDRFIDGTPIPADTSGVQEYFANEKRSWTKDRELLALGPEALVYRLLDTAVDTYFPVLDGLQVDKDGIERQVFSGDTAAAERIYLLSQEVIDVLHNSTHLNRLTQALGNGAAKYAIPDDLRAYLDDVTDHLTRVLAEAGELREALSQILNVNSTLVAQRQNDDMKKISGWAAILFAPTLVGAIYGMNFDDMPELHWAFGYPMALGLMLGLGIVLYVVFRVKKWM from the coding sequence ATGGCCAGAGCCCGTAGGCACAAGTCCGAACGACCGTCGCTGCGCAAGCGATCGGCGGTGGGATCAGAAGCGAAGGCCCCCGAGGCGCCCACGCTGTTCAGCCGCCGCATCATCGACAGTGAACCGCAGGAGATGAACGTCGTCCGGTCCTTCGCCGAGGCGCTGTCCGCACATGACCTGGACGGCTCCGGCTCGTCCGTCCCCGGTTCGATCACACAGGTCGTTATCCCCAGGTCCGCTCCCGGGCTGCTCGAGGAGATCACCTCAGCGTGGCAGCTGCACCCGGTCCTCGTCGATGACCTCTTCCACGCGAACCAGCGAGCCAAGGTCGAACGCTACGACGATGTGCTCTTCGTCGTCCTCAAATCAGCGGTCTACATCGACGCGAAAGAAGAAGTCGAATTCAACGAGTTCCACCTTCTTATGAAGGACGACGCGCTCGTCATCATCTGCCAAGGTGACCGCTTCATCGACGGTACGCCGATCCCAGCGGACACCAGCGGCGTCCAGGAGTACTTCGCGAACGAGAAGCGCAGCTGGACGAAAGATCGCGAACTGCTCGCGCTCGGTCCGGAAGCACTCGTCTACCGCCTGCTCGATACCGCAGTCGATACGTACTTCCCCGTCCTCGACGGCCTGCAGGTCGACAAGGACGGAATCGAGAGGCAGGTCTTCAGTGGGGACACTGCCGCCGCCGAGCGCATCTATCTCCTCAGCCAGGAAGTCATCGATGTCCTTCACAACTCCACCCACCTCAATCGGCTGACGCAAGCGCTGGGGAACGGGGCGGCTAAATACGCGATTCCCGACGACCTTCGCGCCTACCTCGATGACGTCACCGACCACCTCACGCGGGTCCTCGCCGAAGCGGGCGAGCTGAGAGAAGCCCTGTCGCAGATCCTCAACGTCAATTCCACCCTCGTCGCGCAGCGCCAGAACGACGACATGAAGAAGATCTCCGGATGGGCGGCGATCCTCTTCGCCCCGACCCTCGTCGGAGCGATCTACGGCATGAACTTCGACGATATGCCCGAACTCCACTGGGCCTTCGGCTATCCGATGGCCCTGGGGCTCATGCTCGGTCTGGGCATTGTTCTCTACGTCGTCTTCCGCGTCAAGAAGTGGATGTGA
- the ctaD gene encoding aa3-type cytochrome oxidase subunit I: MTVTLDQPALDAPAAPQSKGKVIVDWITSTDHKTIGYMYLLGSFFFFCVGGVMALIIRLELFEPGMQIVETKDQYNQLFTMHGTLMLLMFATPLFSGFANVIMPLQIGAPDVAFPRLNAFAFWMYLFGSLIALSGFLTPQGAAAFGWTAYAPLNNTTFTPGVGGNLWVLGLALQGFGTILSSVNLITTIITMRAPGMTMFRMPIFTWNTLITGILVLMAFQPLAASLLVLGADRILGSHVFSPGHGGPILWQHLFWFFGHPEVYVIALPFFGIVTEIFPVFSRKPLFGYKGLVFATIAIAALSVTVWAHHMFVTGVVALPFFAFMTMLIAVPTGVKFFAWIGTMWRGSITFETPIVWSIGFLATFLFGGLTGVILASPALDQQVSDTYFVVAHFHYVVFGTVVFAMFAGFYFWWPKWTGKMLNEKLGHIHFWMLFIGFHGTFLVQHWLGVDGMPRRYADYLPQDGFTWMNQVSTVGSLLLGLSMVPYFWNVWITARNAPKVTVDDPWGYGASLEWSTSCPPPRHNFTTLPRIRSERPAFDANHPELLEYAVPGKGVSA, encoded by the coding sequence ATGACCGTTACGTTGGATCAGCCGGCTCTTGACGCTCCGGCAGCTCCACAGAGCAAGGGCAAGGTCATCGTCGACTGGATCACGTCGACCGACCACAAGACGATCGGGTACATGTATCTCCTCGGCTCGTTTTTCTTCTTCTGCGTCGGTGGAGTGATGGCGCTGATCATCCGTCTCGAGCTCTTCGAGCCCGGCATGCAGATCGTCGAGACCAAAGATCAGTACAACCAGCTGTTCACCATGCACGGCACACTGATGCTGCTGATGTTCGCCACCCCGCTTTTCTCCGGCTTCGCGAATGTCATCATGCCGTTGCAGATCGGTGCTCCGGATGTCGCGTTCCCGCGTCTGAACGCCTTTGCGTTCTGGATGTATCTTTTTGGTTCACTGATCGCGCTGTCCGGCTTCCTCACCCCGCAGGGCGCCGCGGCTTTCGGCTGGACCGCTTATGCTCCGCTGAACAATACGACGTTCACACCCGGTGTCGGTGGCAACCTGTGGGTTCTCGGCCTCGCTCTGCAGGGCTTCGGCACGATTCTCAGCTCCGTCAACCTCATCACCACCATCATCACGATGCGCGCACCGGGCATGACCATGTTCCGCATGCCTATCTTCACCTGGAACACTCTGATCACCGGCATCCTTGTGCTCATGGCTTTCCAGCCTCTGGCTGCTTCGCTGCTCGTCCTCGGTGCAGACAGGATACTGGGCTCGCATGTCTTCAGTCCGGGCCACGGGGGCCCGATTCTCTGGCAGCACTTGTTCTGGTTCTTCGGCCACCCCGAAGTGTATGTGATCGCACTGCCGTTCTTCGGCATCGTCACGGAGATCTTCCCCGTCTTCAGCCGAAAGCCTCTCTTCGGCTACAAGGGGTTGGTCTTCGCAACCATTGCAATTGCTGCTCTGTCTGTGACGGTCTGGGCCCACCACATGTTCGTCACCGGAGTGGTCGCGCTGCCGTTCTTCGCGTTCATGACCATGCTCATCGCCGTCCCGACGGGCGTGAAGTTCTTCGCATGGATCGGCACGATGTGGCGAGGGTCGATCACCTTCGAAACGCCGATAGTGTGGTCGATCGGCTTCCTGGCTACCTTCCTCTTCGGTGGGCTCACCGGCGTCATCCTGGCCAGCCCGGCACTGGACCAGCAGGTGTCCGACACCTACTTCGTCGTCGCTCACTTCCACTACGTCGTCTTCGGCACAGTCGTGTTCGCGATGTTCGCCGGGTTCTACTTCTGGTGGCCGAAGTGGACAGGCAAGATGCTCAACGAGAAGCTCGGGCACATCCACTTCTGGATGCTGTTCATCGGCTTCCACGGAACCTTCCTCGTCCAGCACTGGCTGGGCGTCGACGGCATGCCGCGCCGTTACGCCGACTACCTGCCGCAGGACGGCTTCACATGGATGAACCAGGTATCGACGGTCGGCTCGCTGCTGCTGGGTCTGTCCATGGTGCCGTACTTCTGGAATGTGTGGATCACCGCCCGGAACGCGCCGAAGGTCACGGTCGACGACCCGTGGGGCTATGGAGCTTCTCTCGAATGGTCGACGTCCTGCCCACCTCCGCGTCACAACTTCACCACGCTGCCGCGGATCCGTTCGGAACGGCCCGCCTTCGATGCGAATCACCCAGAGCTGCTCGAATACGCGGTTCCCGGCAAAGGGGTCTCGGCCTGA
- a CDS encoding dicarboxylate/amino acid:cation symporter, whose translation MSRIFLRLWRRYRDTALFLKMTAGFVLGLIVAFVFGEKAQVLSPIGDILLNLLQLIVIPIIMVTLIDAVNSTRPGNLVRVAFKTFAFYIFTTIAAVVISLSLALLVNPGTGLHRPEKGAETPEAPSFVDQLVGIFPENIFKALVDGNILALIFVALVVGLTMAGMRRSSDSTISGFGKLMYDLVLAAKEMTFRILAGILQFAPFGIAALVASDIGSQGLDALAALGKLTGVVYAGLAAQILLIYIPLLLLNRIPVGGFFRVAGAPMATAFTTQSSSGTIPVSLEATREAGILQEVAGFVIPLGATINMDGAVIRLGASVVLAANIVGHDMTVLELGAIVLTATFVSIGTAGVPGAGLIGLTILLQQAGLPLETVALVAGVDVLLGMGATMINITGDLVGAHLIDKSEKRISEGSRGL comes from the coding sequence ATGTCACGAATCTTCCTCCGCCTCTGGCGCCGCTACCGGGATACAGCACTCTTCTTGAAGATGACGGCCGGTTTCGTCCTCGGACTGATCGTTGCCTTCGTCTTCGGAGAGAAGGCGCAGGTGCTGTCACCGATCGGTGACATCCTGCTCAACCTCCTCCAGCTGATCGTCATCCCGATCATCATGGTGACGCTGATCGACGCGGTCAACAGCACGCGCCCCGGAAACCTCGTCAGGGTCGCCTTCAAGACCTTCGCCTTCTACATCTTCACGACGATCGCCGCCGTCGTCATCAGTCTGTCCCTGGCTCTTCTGGTCAATCCGGGGACCGGGCTCCATCGCCCTGAAAAGGGCGCAGAGACGCCCGAGGCACCCTCGTTCGTCGACCAGCTCGTCGGCATATTCCCCGAGAACATCTTCAAAGCTCTGGTCGACGGCAACATCCTCGCTCTGATCTTCGTGGCCTTGGTCGTCGGCCTCACGATGGCAGGTATGCGCCGCTCGTCCGATTCGACGATCTCCGGGTTCGGGAAGCTCATGTACGACCTCGTGCTCGCGGCCAAGGAGATGACGTTTCGTATCCTCGCAGGGATACTCCAATTTGCGCCGTTCGGTATCGCAGCCCTGGTGGCGAGCGACATCGGCAGCCAAGGACTCGATGCTCTGGCGGCTCTGGGCAAACTGACCGGCGTCGTCTACGCCGGTCTGGCAGCGCAGATCCTCCTCATCTATATTCCGCTGCTGCTGTTAAATCGGATTCCGGTCGGCGGGTTCTTCCGCGTCGCCGGTGCGCCGATGGCCACGGCGTTCACGACTCAGAGCAGTTCCGGGACGATCCCCGTGTCGCTGGAGGCGACGAGGGAAGCAGGCATCCTCCAAGAGGTCGCAGGCTTCGTCATCCCTTTGGGTGCGACCATCAATATGGACGGCGCTGTCATCCGTCTGGGGGCGTCGGTGGTGCTGGCTGCCAATATCGTCGGCCATGACATGACCGTGCTCGAACTCGGCGCGATCGTCCTCACGGCCACGTTCGTCTCGATCGGCACCGCAGGAGTCCCGGGCGCCGGGCTCATCGGATTGACGATCCTGCTGCAGCAAGCCGGTCTCCCGCTCGAGACCGTCGCTCTGGTCGCCGGTGTCGACGTCCTGCTCGGAATGGGGGCGACGATGATCAATATCACCGGCGACCTCGTCGGAGCCCACCTCATCGACAAGAGTGAGAAGCGGATCAGCGAGGGCAGCCGCGGATTGTAG
- a CDS encoding aldo/keto reductase: MKSQSAHVLTRRYGEEELLMDYTRLGNSGLRVSRLALGTIPFGSGGGFERIAGVCGDDARRQFREALDRGVNFIDTANLYSAGDAERVLGEIMGDKRDEVILTSKARMPTGEGPNDSGASRQHLTRAVEDSLERLRTDHLDLLYIHQWDGQTPITETIATVNEMIRAGKIRYWGVSNFSAWQLTKTVYEAQLAGLEGPISQQVYYTPEARDIEYEMIPAARDLGVATFGWSPLGEGLLNGKVRRGRQTPSDTRQGTGWPEPHVTDEKRAYDLIELFAQIANELDWSIPQVVISWILDRPGVGGTVIAARKFDHLTEDLDAAELTLPAEARDRITVASQLPAYYPHWHRMMTAQDRPEPAEAEFHAEQRRHVFGDEQ, from the coding sequence GTGAAGTCACAGTCCGCACACGTGCTCACCCGACGATATGGCGAGGAGGAGCTGCTCATGGACTACACCCGACTCGGGAACTCAGGCCTGCGCGTCTCACGGCTGGCCCTGGGGACCATTCCGTTCGGATCCGGTGGCGGATTCGAGAGGATCGCAGGGGTCTGCGGAGATGACGCTCGACGCCAGTTCCGCGAGGCCCTGGACCGTGGAGTGAACTTCATCGATACAGCCAACCTCTACTCGGCCGGGGACGCGGAAAGAGTCCTCGGCGAGATCATGGGCGACAAACGCGATGAAGTCATCCTCACCTCCAAGGCGCGGATGCCCACCGGAGAAGGCCCGAACGACTCCGGGGCAAGCAGGCAGCATCTGACGCGAGCAGTCGAGGACAGCCTCGAACGACTGCGCACCGATCATCTCGATCTGCTCTACATCCACCAATGGGACGGGCAGACGCCGATCACGGAGACCATCGCCACCGTCAACGAGATGATCCGGGCGGGAAAGATCCGGTATTGGGGAGTCTCGAACTTCAGTGCCTGGCAGCTGACGAAGACGGTCTACGAAGCGCAGCTGGCGGGCCTCGAGGGCCCCATCTCCCAGCAGGTGTACTACACGCCCGAGGCACGCGATATCGAATACGAGATGATCCCGGCTGCCCGTGACCTGGGCGTAGCGACGTTCGGCTGGAGCCCCCTGGGGGAAGGTCTCCTCAACGGGAAGGTCAGACGTGGTCGGCAGACGCCATCGGACACCCGACAGGGTACCGGTTGGCCGGAGCCCCACGTCACTGATGAGAAGCGGGCCTATGATCTCATCGAACTCTTCGCTCAGATCGCGAACGAGTTGGACTGGTCGATCCCGCAGGTCGTGATCTCCTGGATCCTTGATCGCCCGGGCGTGGGCGGCACGGTGATCGCGGCCCGGAAGTTCGACCACCTCACCGAGGACCTCGACGCCGCGGAGCTGACGCTTCCGGCGGAAGCCCGGGATCGGATCACTGTGGCGTCTCAGCTGCCTGCCTATTATCCGCACTGGCACAGAATGATGACAGCGCAGGACCGGCCCGAACCCGCCGAGGCGGAGTTCCACGCCGAACAGCGTCGCCATGTTTTCGGAGACGAGCAATAG
- a CDS encoding DUF2795 domain-containing protein, with protein MTTRDELRAEKALQGMEFPASKTELIDYATERSATAKTLQALRALPDRQFENKDDVVEAVPQEPEGDAPGGVHR; from the coding sequence ATGACCACACGTGACGAACTCCGTGCGGAGAAGGCTCTGCAGGGGATGGAATTCCCCGCTTCGAAGACCGAGCTCATCGACTATGCGACCGAACGCTCGGCCACGGCGAAGACACTTCAGGCTCTGCGAGCCCTGCCGGATCGACAGTTCGAGAACAAGGACGATGTCGTTGAGGCGGTGCCGCAGGAGCCCGAAGGCGACGCGCCCGGAGGTGTGCACCGATGA
- a CDS encoding DUF2267 domain-containing protein codes for MRSDEFLKNVTEIGGPSDPESAAVVTRTVLDNLGKQLKGGEAADLAAQLPAELQEPLERHGSEAPLTDDVDDFLRRLADQLGEGIDPETARVYARAVISTLDAAVSEGEVHDLRSQLPAGFAPLFEG; via the coding sequence ATGCGCAGTGATGAATTTCTGAAGAACGTCACCGAGATCGGCGGACCCAGCGATCCTGAAAGCGCTGCCGTCGTAACTCGGACGGTATTGGATAACCTCGGCAAACAGCTCAAAGGCGGAGAGGCGGCGGATCTGGCTGCCCAGCTTCCCGCCGAACTGCAGGAGCCGCTGGAACGGCACGGCTCGGAAGCGCCGTTGACCGACGACGTCGATGATTTCCTCCGGCGTCTGGCTGATCAGCTGGGTGAGGGAATCGATCCTGAAACCGCCCGTGTCTATGCGCGTGCGGTGATCTCGACGCTTGACGCCGCGGTCTCCGAGGGCGAGGTCCACGATCTCCGCTCACAGCTGCCCGCAGGCTTCGCACCACTCTTCGAAGGCTGA
- a CDS encoding GAF and ANTAR domain-containing protein, which yields MSSANDNTRGLPSEHDQGEQAGKDVLAVALAQMARDLQNQSPQELLMAIADSAVAVIPGAEHGSISLVEGRRTVTAKAPTGELPTRVDEIQTAEGQGPCLDAVYEQKTVRIPDMRNESRWPDFARRAAAETPIRSMLAFQLFVEAENLGALNIFSSLPQAFSDESEHVGLIVAAHAAVALAGSQEVSQLHSALLSRDMIGVAKGILMERFKIDEHQAFLLLVKVSNRTNTKLHEQAERLVYTGLMEQSPF from the coding sequence ATGAGCAGCGCGAATGACAACACTCGAGGGCTTCCGTCCGAACACGACCAGGGGGAGCAAGCAGGCAAGGACGTCCTGGCGGTCGCTCTCGCCCAGATGGCTCGCGACCTTCAGAATCAGAGTCCGCAGGAACTTCTGATGGCCATTGCCGATTCCGCCGTGGCGGTCATCCCGGGCGCAGAGCACGGCTCCATCAGTCTCGTCGAAGGACGCAGAACCGTCACCGCGAAGGCACCAACGGGCGAGCTTCCGACACGAGTCGATGAGATTCAGACGGCCGAGGGGCAGGGACCCTGCCTCGACGCCGTATATGAGCAGAAGACGGTCCGTATCCCCGACATGCGAAACGAGTCTCGGTGGCCCGACTTCGCACGGCGAGCCGCGGCTGAGACTCCCATCCGAAGCATGCTGGCGTTTCAGCTCTTCGTCGAAGCCGAGAATCTGGGAGCGCTCAACATCTTCTCCAGTCTTCCCCAAGCGTTCTCTGACGAATCAGAGCATGTCGGACTCATCGTCGCAGCGCACGCGGCAGTTGCCCTCGCCGGTTCTCAGGAAGTCTCCCAGCTCCACTCGGCGCTCCTCTCACGCGACATGATCGGCGTCGCCAAAGGCATCCTCATGGAACGCTTCAAGATCGACGAGCACCAGGCGTTCCTGCTTCTGGTCAAGGTGAGCAACAGAACGAACACCAAGCTCCATGAACAGGCCGAACGGCTCGTCTACACCGGGCTTATGGAGCAGAGCCCTTTCTGA